In Lates calcarifer isolate ASB-BC8 linkage group LG15, TLL_Latcal_v3, whole genome shotgun sequence, one genomic interval encodes:
- the si:ch211-215k15.4 gene encoding pentraxin fusion protein, with amino-acid sequence MKHSSALLLLLLIGTSFADTYKNVALRGKATQSDQVNSPFASAYNAIDGNRASNLLVGSCSITDEQTNPWWRVDLLESYIVTSISITNRGDCCPERINGAEIHIGNSLQDNGASNPVVGVIPQIPPGRTLKMTFTRPVEGRYVTVVLPGLRRILTLCEVEVYGYRAPTGENLAIQGKATQSSLHSIGIAYNAIDGNRASDWAQASCSHTGNNFNPWWRLDLGKTHKVFSVNVTNYKSASSRLNGAEIRIGDSLENDGNNNPRCAVISHIPGGFTQGFECNGMDGRYVNIVIPGRNEYLVLCEVEVYGSVLD; translated from the exons ATGAAACACAGCtcagccctgctgctgctgcttctaaTCGGGACGAGCTTTGCTGACACCTATA AAAATGTGGCCTTGCGTGGAAAAGCGACCCAGTCAGACCAGGTGAATTCTCCATTTGCATCTGCCTACAACGCCATTGATGGAAACCGTGCATCTAACCTTCTAGTCGGATCATGCAGCATCACCGATGAACAGACCAACCCCTGGTGGAGAGTCGATCTGCTTGAGTCCTACATCGTCACCTCCATTAGCATCACAAACAGAGGAGATTGCTGTCCAGAGAGGATCAATGGAGCAGAGATTCACATTGGCAACTCTTTACAAGACAATGGTGCCTCAAACCCAGT GGTTGGTGTAATTCCTCAAATCCCACCAGGCAGgactttaaaaatgacttttaccAGACCTGTAGAGGGACGTTATGTGACTGTGGTTCTGCCTGGTTTAAGAAGAATCCTTACACTCTGTGAAGTGGAAGTCTATGGTTACCGTGCCCCAACTG GAGAGAACCTGGCAATTCAAGGAAAAGCCACACAGTCATCCCTGCATTCTATAGGCATTGCATATAATGCCATAGATGGGAATCGTGCCAGTGACTGGGCCCAGGCTTCTTGCAGTCACACAGGCAATAACTTCAATCCCTGGTGGCGACTGGACCTGGGAAAAACCCATAAAGTGTTCTCTGTCAATGTAACCAACTACAAAAGTGCATCCTCACGACTAAATGGAGCTGAGATCCGCATTGGAGATTCTCTTGAAAATGATGGCAACAACAACCCCAG GTGTGCTGTCATCTCACATATCCCTGGAGGTTTCACACAAGGCTTCGAGTGTAACGGGATGGACGGTCGCtatgttaacattgtcattcCTGGAAGAAATGAGTACCTGGTCCTGTGTGAGGTGGAGGTGTATGGTTCCGTACTAGATTAG